One Amphiprion ocellaris isolate individual 3 ecotype Okinawa chromosome 5, ASM2253959v1, whole genome shotgun sequence genomic region harbors:
- the ptpdc1a gene encoding protein tyrosine phosphatase domain-containing protein 1 isoform X2 codes for MAAGVSILSDLPYSTGGARSGEISTEMETANARVPTAKYTKMGETLRHVIPGHMQCSMACGGKACKYENASRWSDEEQAIKGLYSSWITDNLLAMARPSTEIIEKYNIIEQFQRCGLKTVINLQRPGEHASCGNPLEQESGFTYRPETFMEAGIYYYNFGWKDYGVASLTTILDMVKVMSFAVQEGKMAVHCHAGLGRTGVLLACYLVFTTRMNADQAILFVRAKRPNSIQTRGQLLCVREFAQFLVPLRSVFSCAEPKASAVTLSQYLTRQRHLLHGYEARQMKNVPKIVQLVCRLLVDIAANRQVVIEEEWLEIPDLTAEVEKTVSQQALQQLGKEMRGKGIPVPPCSSHPLSPPALHTRTAHDQPLPSDNELDPLWRQQNVESPLRCSLSDIRQLSHSDSVLHILGQQQHYLGNLKSNKPINRLIKHSLSHSSLTACKSPRCCDFFPQDIARGIQDPYTEVKQDSGSPVLTRPLLKGHQSLSLDLSEQGRKAHCNATLPALSTKMKLVASEEDVSGGRGDNRGDNTEIPFINLQSELSPENRRLLVSKALAVDLTDKDLSSKVSMWQTELNSREGAWERLCMERDPLVLSSLMWSWLEQLKDPVISREDVKALSEKNVNPQNALDSLEKGHRLTLLCILDCAAHLLPVPEQVETSFLNQTIRVFTKIDPASEKNEALYATLKAILTPILYEMRDKAVEENEDS; via the exons ATGGCAGCAGGTGTCAGCATACTGAGTGACCTGCCTTACTCCACGGGTGGAGCTCGCAGTGGAGAGATCAGCACAGAGATGGAGACAG CCAATGCAAGGGTCCCGACAGCAAAGTACACCAAGATGGGGGAGACCCTGAGGCACGTCATCCCAGGTCACATGCAGTGCTCCATGGCCTGTGGAGGGAAAGCCTGTAAATACGAGAACGCCTCTCGCTGGAGTGATGAGGAGCAAGCCATCAAGGGACTCTACTCGTCCTG GATTACTGACAACTTGCTCGCTATGGCAAGGCCTTCCACTGAAATCATAgagaaatataatataattgAACAGTTTCAAAG GTGCGGTTTGAAGACGGTCATTAACCTGCAGCGACCTGGAGAACACGCCAGCTGTGGCAACCCCCTGGAGCAGGAGAGCGGTTTCACGTATCGACCTGAAACATTCATGGAGGCAGGCA TCTATTACTATAACTTTGGATGGAAGGACTACGGTGTGGCATCTTTGACTACAATCCTTGACATGGTGAAAGTCATGTCCTTCGCTGTTCAAGAAGGGAAAATGGCCGTCCACTGCCATGCCGGTCTTGGAAGAACAG GGGTGTTGTTGGCGTGTTACTTGGTCTTCACGACTCGGATGAACGCTGATCAGGCCATCCTGTTTGTGCGAGCCAAAAGACCCAACTCCATCCAAACCAGGGGCCAGCTGTTGTGCGTCAGGGAGTTCGCCCAGTTCCTCGTCCCTCTGCGAAGCGTCTTCTCCTGTGCCGAACCCAAAGCGAGCGCCGTCACTTTGTCCCAATACCTCACGCGGCAGCGACACCTGCTGCACGGCTACGAGGCTCGGCAGATGAAGAACGTGCCAAAGATTGTCCAGCTGGTGTGCCGGCTGCTCGTCGACATCGCAGCCAACAGGCAGGTCGTGATCGAGGAGGAGTGGCTGGAGATCCCTGACCTCACAGCCGAAGTGGAGAAGACGGTGTCCCAGCAGGCCCTTCAGCAGCTGGGGAAGGAGATGAGAGGGAAAGGGATCCCTGTTCCACCCTGTTCCTCTCATCCTCTCAGCCCACCAGCACTACATACCAGAACCGCTCATGATCAGCCTCTGCCCAGCGACAACGAGCTTGACCCTCTGTGGAGGCAGCAGAATGTAGAAAGCCCTCTGAGATGCTCTTTGTCTGACATCAGGCAACTCAGCCACAGCGATTCTGTCCTTCACATACTTGGACAACAGCAGCACTACTTAGGGAATCTGAAGAGCAACAAACCAATCAACCGCCTGATCAAACATTCCTTGTCTCACAGCAGCCTTACAGCCTGTAAATCTCCCCGATGTTGTGACTTCTTTCCTCAGGACATTGCCAGAGGCATTCAGGACCCCTATACAGAAGTAAAACAAGACAGTGGATCGCCCGTTTTAACAAGGCCGCTGCTGAAGGGCCATCAGAGTTTGTCTTTAGATCTGTCTGAGCAGGGAAGAAAAGCCCATTGTAACGCCACACTGCCTGCCTTATCAACCAAGATGAAACTGGTAGCCAGCGAGGAGGATGTGTCAGGGGGTCGAGGAGATAATAGAGGAGATAACACAGAGATTCCTTTCATCAACCTCCAGTCTGAGCTCTCCCCGGAGAACAGACGTCTACTGGTGTCCAAAGCTCTGGCCGTGGATCTGACAGACAAGGATCTCTCCTCCAAAGTGTCAATGTGGCAG ACGGAGCTGAACTCCAGAGAGGGGGCGTGGGAAAGGCTGTGCATGGAGAGAGACCCTCTGGTCCTCTCCAGTCTGATGTGGTCGTGGCTGGAACAGCTCAAGGATCCAGTCATCAGCCGTGAGGATGTTAAAGCCCTCAGTGAGAAGAACGTAAACCCCCAGAATGCACTCGACTCCCTGGAAAAG GGTCACCGGCTCACTTTGCTCTGTATCCTGGACTGTGCCGCTCACCTCCTGCCAGTGCCTGAACAAGTGGAGACCAGCTTTCTTAACCAAACCATTAGAGTTTTTACTAAG ATTGACCCTGCCTCGGAGAAGAACGAAGCTTTGTACGCGACACTGAAAGCAATCCTGACTCCCATCCTGTACGAGATGCGTGACAAAgccgtggaggagaacgaagaCTCCTGA
- the ptpdc1a gene encoding protein tyrosine phosphatase domain-containing protein 1 isoform X1 has product MQQHRGRCSLAGEMMASVRRHDRRHSASDILLKVLQRRRSSALEILSSSSHRVMVAVSVNQPQPPTERKTRRSNARVPTAKYTKMGETLRHVIPGHMQCSMACGGKACKYENASRWSDEEQAIKGLYSSWITDNLLAMARPSTEIIEKYNIIEQFQRCGLKTVINLQRPGEHASCGNPLEQESGFTYRPETFMEAGIYYYNFGWKDYGVASLTTILDMVKVMSFAVQEGKMAVHCHAGLGRTGVLLACYLVFTTRMNADQAILFVRAKRPNSIQTRGQLLCVREFAQFLVPLRSVFSCAEPKASAVTLSQYLTRQRHLLHGYEARQMKNVPKIVQLVCRLLVDIAANRQVVIEEEWLEIPDLTAEVEKTVSQQALQQLGKEMRGKGIPVPPCSSHPLSPPALHTRTAHDQPLPSDNELDPLWRQQNVESPLRCSLSDIRQLSHSDSVLHILGQQQHYLGNLKSNKPINRLIKHSLSHSSLTACKSPRCCDFFPQDIARGIQDPYTEVKQDSGSPVLTRPLLKGHQSLSLDLSEQGRKAHCNATLPALSTKMKLVASEEDVSGGRGDNRGDNTEIPFINLQSELSPENRRLLVSKALAVDLTDKDLSSKVSMWQTELNSREGAWERLCMERDPLVLSSLMWSWLEQLKDPVISREDVKALSEKNVNPQNALDSLEKGHRLTLLCILDCAAHLLPVPEQVETSFLNQTIRVFTKIDPASEKNEALYATLKAILTPILYEMRDKAVEENEDS; this is encoded by the exons ATGCAGCAGCACCGAGGACGTTGCTCCTTAGCCGGGGAGATGATGGCCAGCGTGAGGAGACACGACCGCCGGCACTCCGCCTCGGACATCCTGCTGAAGGTCCTGCAGCGCAGACGCAGCTCTGCCCTGGagatcctctcctcctcctcccacagaGTGATGGTGGCGGTCAGCGTGAACCAGCCTCAGCCCCCCACTGAGCGCAAGACCAGGAGAT CCAATGCAAGGGTCCCGACAGCAAAGTACACCAAGATGGGGGAGACCCTGAGGCACGTCATCCCAGGTCACATGCAGTGCTCCATGGCCTGTGGAGGGAAAGCCTGTAAATACGAGAACGCCTCTCGCTGGAGTGATGAGGAGCAAGCCATCAAGGGACTCTACTCGTCCTG GATTACTGACAACTTGCTCGCTATGGCAAGGCCTTCCACTGAAATCATAgagaaatataatataattgAACAGTTTCAAAG GTGCGGTTTGAAGACGGTCATTAACCTGCAGCGACCTGGAGAACACGCCAGCTGTGGCAACCCCCTGGAGCAGGAGAGCGGTTTCACGTATCGACCTGAAACATTCATGGAGGCAGGCA TCTATTACTATAACTTTGGATGGAAGGACTACGGTGTGGCATCTTTGACTACAATCCTTGACATGGTGAAAGTCATGTCCTTCGCTGTTCAAGAAGGGAAAATGGCCGTCCACTGCCATGCCGGTCTTGGAAGAACAG GGGTGTTGTTGGCGTGTTACTTGGTCTTCACGACTCGGATGAACGCTGATCAGGCCATCCTGTTTGTGCGAGCCAAAAGACCCAACTCCATCCAAACCAGGGGCCAGCTGTTGTGCGTCAGGGAGTTCGCCCAGTTCCTCGTCCCTCTGCGAAGCGTCTTCTCCTGTGCCGAACCCAAAGCGAGCGCCGTCACTTTGTCCCAATACCTCACGCGGCAGCGACACCTGCTGCACGGCTACGAGGCTCGGCAGATGAAGAACGTGCCAAAGATTGTCCAGCTGGTGTGCCGGCTGCTCGTCGACATCGCAGCCAACAGGCAGGTCGTGATCGAGGAGGAGTGGCTGGAGATCCCTGACCTCACAGCCGAAGTGGAGAAGACGGTGTCCCAGCAGGCCCTTCAGCAGCTGGGGAAGGAGATGAGAGGGAAAGGGATCCCTGTTCCACCCTGTTCCTCTCATCCTCTCAGCCCACCAGCACTACATACCAGAACCGCTCATGATCAGCCTCTGCCCAGCGACAACGAGCTTGACCCTCTGTGGAGGCAGCAGAATGTAGAAAGCCCTCTGAGATGCTCTTTGTCTGACATCAGGCAACTCAGCCACAGCGATTCTGTCCTTCACATACTTGGACAACAGCAGCACTACTTAGGGAATCTGAAGAGCAACAAACCAATCAACCGCCTGATCAAACATTCCTTGTCTCACAGCAGCCTTACAGCCTGTAAATCTCCCCGATGTTGTGACTTCTTTCCTCAGGACATTGCCAGAGGCATTCAGGACCCCTATACAGAAGTAAAACAAGACAGTGGATCGCCCGTTTTAACAAGGCCGCTGCTGAAGGGCCATCAGAGTTTGTCTTTAGATCTGTCTGAGCAGGGAAGAAAAGCCCATTGTAACGCCACACTGCCTGCCTTATCAACCAAGATGAAACTGGTAGCCAGCGAGGAGGATGTGTCAGGGGGTCGAGGAGATAATAGAGGAGATAACACAGAGATTCCTTTCATCAACCTCCAGTCTGAGCTCTCCCCGGAGAACAGACGTCTACTGGTGTCCAAAGCTCTGGCCGTGGATCTGACAGACAAGGATCTCTCCTCCAAAGTGTCAATGTGGCAG ACGGAGCTGAACTCCAGAGAGGGGGCGTGGGAAAGGCTGTGCATGGAGAGAGACCCTCTGGTCCTCTCCAGTCTGATGTGGTCGTGGCTGGAACAGCTCAAGGATCCAGTCATCAGCCGTGAGGATGTTAAAGCCCTCAGTGAGAAGAACGTAAACCCCCAGAATGCACTCGACTCCCTGGAAAAG GGTCACCGGCTCACTTTGCTCTGTATCCTGGACTGTGCCGCTCACCTCCTGCCAGTGCCTGAACAAGTGGAGACCAGCTTTCTTAACCAAACCATTAGAGTTTTTACTAAG ATTGACCCTGCCTCGGAGAAGAACGAAGCTTTGTACGCGACACTGAAAGCAATCCTGACTCCCATCCTGTACGAGATGCGTGACAAAgccgtggaggagaacgaagaCTCCTGA